TTGCATCAACTCCAGTGTGCAGATAGGAGACATGAAAATGTCGAACCAGCTAGTGGTGTATCTTTAGGTATCAGAATCGGGTGCTTGGCGTTGTAGTTGAGTGTAGATTGCTCGATTCTCCCACCGACTCGCATTAATCCATAATCAtccagaaacggagaaaaccgGATAAGATGCGATTTACCGTTATGCTGGCGTCGATTCGCGCATGTTCTCTGGCAAaggatttttgttgcacatgtcGAATAAGTCGGCGCTGTGCGTCCAGCAACTCTTCAGACGTAAGGAATGGTGCCGAATTCCTATGATGAGATCGAAGGGTGTGAATAAAGCGATGACAGTAGCTAGATACCCTTATAAGACGCGTCCAGGCTGAGAATTTGTGGATGAGTAACTCGTGTATACTTTCATCAGGAAAGTTATGTAGAGTCGTGGGCTTTATGGCTCGTTCTTCGGTGTTGACATCGAAACTTGAAGATACGCTGAACTTGCTTGTAGAAGGTGGCCACTCAGAGGTGGGTGTGGCCAGCCAGGACGGACCTTTCCACCACAGTCGATGCTCCAGAAGCTTTGACGGATGAAGTCCTCGGGAAGCACAATCAGCAGGATTGTCTTCCGTGCGAACATGGTTCCAGCAGCTACGGGGAAAGTCGCTCAATATCTCAGAAGTTCGGTTGCAGGCGTAGGTGTTCCACCGTCGAGGGGGAGCTGAAAGCCAGTGTAGCAAAATTTCGGAATCTGTTCAGCAGCTCGTGCTGAAAGGAGGAATTGTTAGTGATGTTTTGACAATAGAAAGCAATCGAGATAAAAGAAACGCAGCGTTTAGCTCCAAACGTGGAATTGATACGGGCTTGATCGGGGCCACCCGTGTTTTGGCGGCAACCAGAGTCACTTGAAAGCTGCatccaactgcaactcgagcgtAAACTACCGCACCGTAGGCGTGCGAGGATGCGTCGGCGAATCCGTGTAGTTGAACATCTCGAAATGGTGACGCAATATACCGTGGTACTTGGCATTGCGTAAGTGCTAGCAAATCCTCTACTAAAGCTCTCCAGCGCGTACGTAGACTTTCAGGAATGGGGTCGTCCCACTGCAGGACACTTGTCCAGCTTTCTTGGAAGATTAGCTTGAGTAGAACTGTGACCGGCGCTACCAGTCCAAGCGgatcataaattcttgataGCTGAGACAAGAGTTCTCTTTTCGTCGGAGAAATGGTCGCATCGCATCCCTTTAGGTTGAGATACAGAACGTCCTTCCCAGGGTTCCATTGGATACCAAGAACTTTGACAGGTGAATCCGCAGCTGATTTGTTGAGGAGCTGGATAGGTTCAAAACATCTATCTTCCTGTGGTAATGATTTCAGAAGACGCCAACTATTAGAACTCCACTTGCGTAGCTTGAATTTTCCCTTATCCAAGAGGGCTATAAGCTCGTCCTTGAGAATCATAAGCTCCTCGAATGTGTTGGCGCCTGTAGGGATATCGTCCACATAGGCATCGTGCAGAAGAGCGTGAGCTGCTGCAGGGTATTTATGGCCATGATCGTCGGCAAGTTGCTTTAGAAATCGTGAAATCCGTAGGTAATCgtcagcaggcgaaaatgaagcagaggttCATTCTTAGTCTTACGCCAAACAATGCGCTGAATTTTAATGCCTCGAAACATCTTTTCGACATCTGTgcataaaacatattggtgCTGCCGGAAGCGCAGACAAACGCCAAGAAGATCGCGTTGAATCGGTGGACCAATATGTAGTCTGTCATTGAGCGATACTCCAGAGCTGTCCTTTCCTGATCCATCAAAAACTACACGACATTTGGTAGTCAGACTGTCCAGTTTGATGACAGCGTGGTGCGGCAAATAGAAGCAGGTGTCTGGGGACTCCTCAACCTGAGCCGAGGGCAGTTGTTCCATATGTCCACGTTGCAAGTAGTCGTCCAGGAAAGCTTCGTACTGCTGCTTCAATTCTGGATACCGACGAAATTTGCGTTTCAGCGAGAAGAAGCGATTGATGGCCTGTGGCAAGGTCGAATCAATAGGCGGTGCCTTCTCCTTGAAGGGATACTCGACGACGTACACCCCGTCCGTCgagcgcttgtgtgtggcagcaaaatgaCGCTCTGTGGGATCGCTGGCGTCCAGGAGAGCCTGGTTAGGCTGAATGCTGTCAATCTCCAAGAATGAACGAACCATCGTGTCTAGGTCCGCGTGATGAGTAACCGCAGAAGTAGGGTGATCACCGAATGCAGAGTAAGAGCCTGCAAGAATCCAACCAAATACAGTATTGAGGGCGATAGGAAAGTCGTTTCCGATCTCCTGTGTATAGAGACCAAAGTTGATCCGATCCAACAATGACAACGATTGCTCCAGGTGTGCAGAACGTTGGGTCTGCCAAAGGAAACTCGCACATTTGCCTCCACGTAGAGGATGAGGTGTCAATAACTTGGGCAGGAAGTGATGACGTCAGCGAGTTGAGAATGAACGAGACCAATTCGACAGTTTGGCCCGAATGACGAGAGCGCAGCTTGATATGTGCGCGTCCTCGGGTAACGCCCGCGCTGTTGGCGGCGAGACCGAGAATAGAAAACCGTGCGTGCGTTCGACGCACGCCTATTCGCTGTTTCGTTTGCGCTACCACACCGATAACCGAATTTTCGTTAATCGCTGAAAAATCTTGCAAGTTTGAAGTgacaaaaagtgcaaaaacaaTTATCAAAAGTGTTACTTATAACATGCAGTCCAATCCTTGTGGTTTGTAATATGTGTTTGTGATCGTAGAATGTTGAAATTAACTGTGGTGTCCCAATAATCTTCAAGTTCTAACCCtaataaaacacaacttttgtagtgtattataatttttaaatagagaAACAAAGTGAGTCCGGCTCTCTCCGTTTCTaaatgttcataaataaacccgccagtgttactgtttagtttgatttattttagacacttaatattaattagttcgacaccgatgcgtacgtttTCTTGCAGATCAAGAATGTGACtaacttaagctttggctgtactcacgccatacgattaaactagcataagacgtaaacaagttacagttgGGCGTTTGTATAATCCGTGAGCAGTCTTCACTGTAACGACTCGGACCTTGTCGTCGATTCCTGCGTGCACTGCGGTGATGCGGCCAAGAATCCATTTAGAGGGCGGTAGATTGGGCTCCTTGAGTACTACCAGTGTGTCGATCTTCAGATTCTCGGTTTTCAGATGACACTTTGTCCGCTGGTATTCCATAtgccaccttttccaaaaGCCTTGAACCATGGCTTGCAGCTGATTCCACCTCTCCAATCGATTGACTTGCATATCCAGACGACAGGGTTCAGGCAATGCAGTATACGGAGATCCAGTCGAAAAATGAGCAGGGGTCAGTGGATCCAAAGAATTATCCCCAGTTGGGCACAGCGGGCGTGAATTCAGGATAGCTTCAATTTGAGTCAGGATAGTAGAGAACTCCTCAAACGTTAAAGCCTTTGATCCAAGTATCCGTTTCATATGGAGTTTAATTGAGCGAACTGCAGCTTCCCACATCCCTCCAAAATGGGGGGGGGGTATAATGTGCCAAGAAATCCCTTCATTAGCAAAGAATCCTGCTAGTTCCTCATCTTTGGCTTGTTGAATGGCCAGACGTCTCATGTCATCCAAAGCCTCCATGAAATGTAGTTCCGATGTCCGAATACAGGTCAGTAGGCTTCGCTCGGCGGGCAATGAATCGTTGAAAGGCTGCGATGAAAGCCTGTGCAGTTAGCTCTCTAACAACCTCGATGTGAAGTGCCTTTGTAGTGaggcacacaaaaataaaaaaccatgCCTTTCCGATGCGTGGAGCTCTTCCTTTTGATTCCTTGATTGCGATCGGTCCAGCGTAGTCCAGCCCTGTGTGTTGAAAGCAGCGGCTAGCTTGAACTCGAGGAATTGGTAGCTCTCCCATGATCTGGTTGCCTTTCTGACGAGATTGCGGGCTTCCAGAATCCAGTACTGCTGACGAAGATTGGTGAACGTTGCATCAACTCCAGTGTGCAGATAGGAGACATGAAAATGTCGAACCAGCAGTCCAGCTAGTGGTGTATCTTTAGGTATCAGAATCGGGTGCTTGGCGTTGTAGTTGAGTGTAGATTTCTCGATTCTCCCACCGACTCGCATTACTCCATAATCATTcagaaacggagaaaaccgGATAAGATGCGATTTAGCGTTAAGCTGGCGTCGATTCTCTAGCTGCGCATATTCTCTGGCAAAGGATTTCTTTTGCACATGTCGAATAAGTCGGCGCTGTGCGTCCTTACGCATTGCGTAAGTGCTAGCAAATCCTCTACTAAGGCTCTCCAGCGCGTACGTAGACTTTCAGGAATGGGGTCGGCCCACTGCAGGACACTTGTCCAGCTTTCTTGGAAGATTAGCTTGAGTAGAACTGTGACCGGCGCTACCAGTCCAAGCGgatcataaattcttgataGCTGAGACAAGAGTTCTCTTTTCGTCGGAGAAATGGTCGCATCGCATCCCT
The Drosophila yakuba strain Tai18E2 unplaced genomic scaffold, Prin_Dyak_Tai18E2_2.1 Segkk4_quiver_pilon_scaf, whole genome shotgun sequence genome window above contains:
- the LOC122319664 gene encoding uncharacterized protein LOC122319664; protein product: MVRSFLEIDSIQPNQALLDASDPTERHFAATHKRSTDGVYVVEYPFKEKAPPIDSTLPQAINRFFSLKRKFRRYPELKQQYEAFLDDYLQRGHMEQLPSAQVEESPDTCFYLPHHAVIKLDSLTTKCRVVFDGSGKDSSGVSLNDRLHIGPPIQRDLLGVCLRFRQHQYVLCTDVEKMFRGIKIQRIVWPAHALLHDAYVDDIPTGANTFEELMILKDELIALLDKGKFKLRKWSSNSWRLLKSLPQEDRCFEPIQLLNKSAADSPVKVLGIQWNPGKDVLYLNLKGCDATISPTKRELLSQLSRIYDPLGLVAPVTVLLKLIFQESWTSVLQWDDPIPESLRTRWRALVEDLLALTQCQVPRYIASPFRDVQLHGFADASSHAYGAVVYARVAVGCSFQVTLVAAKTRVAPIKPVSIPPPPRRWNTYACNRTSEILSDFPRSCWNHVRTEDNPADCASRGLHPSKLLEHRLWWKGPSWLATPTSEWPPSTSKFSVSSSFDVNTEERAIKPTTLHNFPDESIHELLIHKFSAWTRLIRVSSYCHRFIHTLRSHHRNSAPFLTSEELLDAQRRLIRHVQQKSFAREHARIDASITLVRHFHVSYLHTGVDATFTNLRQQYWILEARNLVRKAVFQCKSCFLQRKGTNNQIMGELPIPRVQASRCFQHTGLDYAGPIAIKESKGRTARIGKAWFSIFLCLTTKALHIEVVSELTTQAFIAAFQRFIARRAKTCTKTLHFMEASKLWMT